A window from Sporichthya brevicatena encodes these proteins:
- a CDS encoding IniB N-terminal domain-containing protein: MATPSLLEWIMDLLRDNDARTAFSRNPEAALTAAGFSARCGAEVQQARLALADNPCIQEVKGVTILPPGGQVGGVDLDPDDAVGQIINIINNYTYTAGDITNTGDGAVQQGDGNVNAPNNSGVVNTGDGNVINNGDQNGNTGTIVNGDGNTVNNGGLIGGDLIGGDLIGGDLLSGILSPGGDLLSGILSPGGDQNILGNLGLLNGGLVNGGLLNGGVVNGGLLTDLIDGGLLNGALNGLLAGGLLNTVGTGNTGGLTGVLGGDILGNVLNIGNLLSPGGSVSGGGMDGLGALGIGDTANGPGNDNNSLIGGVALDGVLGNVLSSGGTGLDLGGVLNGAGLLNGNAVLSGLLSGTLNGTLNGTNVVAPLLNGLDVGLLNEVSPNVFAPLLNGALTGLLGGADVDADVVGGILNGLDGGVLNGLLGEGVGGIGDISVLSGLLNGVGLAAANGVTAPVLNGALNGVANGILSPEILTGVLAGVGTGDIGVDLLSGLLGGDNDVLSNLITGDTALLSGLLAGVGVGDIGVDLLSNLVGDVANGALSPVIIPTLLNGITAGMIDTDILTGLLSGNVVSPALLNGVLSGITSGVFTGDVLSDLITGDTAVLSGITAGLLQGITTGDLGVNLIPQLLNGISPTLLNGIGVGALNDVLGGGVNVVPALLSGITTGDLGLLNGLLVGVANGDNAILSGLFNGVANGVLNPQIVTGLLTGDLAIVPALLNGVSGGDIGVGLLNDLVGGIAAGDIGVNLLPAVVNGVLGGDNDLLNGILGGDIIGDITSGDITDVLSGINVQGVTAAIAPAVTIVPTLIGGLATGDISPAILTDLIGSITTGAVGAELLTDLVDLATGNIAPDILTDVVGGITGNVISPEIVTTLLSGIVGNAIAPSILTDLIGDVTTGAVSPEVVTTLLNGIVGNTISPTLVTGLLNGVTAGLFDTDVLTDLVGGLTTGDITPEILTDLLNIGALAAPVTVVPALLNGIVGNTIAPEILTDLVDAVVGGTLSPEILNNVLGPVLSDNGVFAGLGDVLSNNGLVLGALTGTLASIDPTTTVGDLLTGNMLGELLSGNTLGDLLSGNTIDSITAALGDLDVTTTVSELLTGDLLENVLSGNNLPVVANVMPIVSTVLPAVSTALGVLNPETTVGNLLSDNLLGDVLSGDLLSGNFLGPILANVAPLTTVGDLLGGDLLSDLVDGGLLTGDLLSNVTTTLQALNPTVLVEDLLNGSLLDGATDLLDLDAGVSDLLNGTAIGDILNGNVIPVAAILPAISAALTTLNPTTTVGDLLSGDLLPNLLQGNALSEILTGNSGAITDVLSNTGAVSDLLDVNAGPVSALTGTIAPVLTATTGLLTGDNGLLAGNGGLLSGNGGLLSGNGGLLNNLLGGNGGNGGLLNGLLPNQGGILNGGVVDAVVGENGIANGLLGGDGGLLGTGGVGGILTGDDGVLNGVLGGDNLVGGVLTGDDGVLNGVLGGDGALGNVLGGENSVVGGILNSEDGLLNNVVGDTSLVSEVLGGDGALGNVLGGDNSVVGGILGGENNVLTGDNGLLNTTVDALTGDQGVLNNVVGDVDLLDDVTATVDNITATVTDTIL, encoded by the coding sequence ATGGCAACACCTTCGTTGCTCGAATGGATCATGGATCTGCTGCGCGACAACGACGCGCGCACCGCCTTCAGTCGGAACCCGGAGGCCGCGCTGACGGCTGCCGGCTTCTCGGCCCGCTGCGGCGCTGAGGTCCAGCAGGCGCGTCTCGCGCTCGCGGACAACCCGTGCATTCAGGAGGTCAAGGGCGTCACGATCCTGCCGCCCGGTGGCCAGGTCGGCGGCGTGGACCTCGACCCGGACGACGCGGTCGGTCAGATCATCAACATCATCAACAACTACACCTACACCGCCGGCGACATCACCAACACCGGCGACGGTGCGGTGCAGCAGGGTGACGGCAACGTCAACGCCCCGAACAACAGCGGCGTCGTGAACACCGGTGACGGGAACGTCATCAACAACGGCGACCAGAACGGCAACACCGGGACCATCGTCAACGGCGACGGCAACACCGTGAACAACGGTGGCCTCATCGGTGGCGACCTCATCGGTGGCGACCTGATCGGTGGCGACCTGCTCTCCGGCATCCTCAGCCCGGGTGGGGACCTGCTCTCCGGGATCCTGAGCCCCGGCGGGGACCAGAACATCCTCGGCAACCTCGGTCTGCTCAACGGTGGCCTCGTCAACGGCGGCCTGCTGAACGGCGGCGTCGTCAACGGTGGCCTGCTCACCGACCTGATCGACGGTGGCCTCCTCAACGGCGCGCTCAACGGCCTGCTGGCCGGCGGCCTGCTCAACACCGTCGGCACGGGCAACACCGGTGGCCTCACCGGCGTCCTCGGCGGCGACATCCTCGGCAACGTCCTGAACATCGGGAACCTGCTCAGCCCCGGTGGTTCCGTGAGCGGCGGCGGCATGGACGGCCTCGGCGCCCTCGGCATCGGCGACACCGCCAACGGTCCGGGGAACGACAACAACTCGCTCATCGGCGGCGTCGCGCTCGACGGCGTCCTCGGCAACGTCCTCAGCTCCGGCGGGACGGGCCTCGACCTGGGCGGCGTGCTCAACGGCGCCGGCCTGCTCAACGGCAACGCTGTTCTCTCGGGTCTGCTCAGCGGCACCCTGAACGGCACCCTGAACGGCACCAACGTCGTCGCGCCGCTGCTGAACGGTCTCGACGTCGGCCTGCTCAACGAGGTCAGCCCGAACGTCTTCGCCCCGCTGCTCAACGGTGCGCTCACCGGTCTCCTCGGTGGCGCGGACGTCGACGCGGACGTGGTCGGCGGCATCCTCAACGGCCTCGACGGTGGCGTCCTCAACGGCCTCCTCGGCGAGGGCGTCGGCGGGATCGGCGACATCAGCGTCCTGTCCGGCCTGCTCAACGGCGTCGGCCTGGCCGCTGCGAACGGCGTCACCGCGCCGGTCCTGAACGGCGCGCTGAACGGCGTCGCCAACGGCATCCTGAGCCCGGAGATCCTCACCGGCGTCCTCGCGGGCGTCGGCACCGGCGACATCGGCGTCGACCTGCTGAGCGGTCTGCTCGGTGGCGACAACGACGTCCTGTCGAACCTGATCACCGGCGACACCGCGCTGCTGTCCGGCCTGCTCGCGGGTGTGGGCGTCGGCGACATCGGCGTCGACCTGCTGAGCAACCTCGTCGGCGACGTCGCCAACGGTGCGCTCAGCCCGGTCATCATCCCGACGCTGCTGAACGGCATCACCGCCGGGATGATCGACACCGACATCCTGACCGGTCTGCTCTCGGGCAACGTCGTCTCGCCGGCGCTGCTCAACGGTGTCCTCAGCGGCATCACCTCCGGCGTGTTCACCGGCGACGTCCTGTCGGACCTCATCACCGGTGACACCGCCGTCCTCAGCGGCATCACCGCGGGTCTGCTGCAGGGCATCACCACCGGCGACCTGGGCGTCAACCTGATTCCGCAGCTGCTCAACGGCATCAGCCCGACGCTGCTCAACGGCATCGGTGTGGGTGCGTTGAACGACGTGCTCGGCGGTGGCGTCAACGTCGTGCCGGCGCTGCTCAGCGGCATCACGACCGGAGACCTGGGCCTGCTCAACGGCCTGCTGGTCGGCGTCGCCAACGGCGACAACGCGATCCTGAGCGGTCTGTTCAACGGCGTCGCCAACGGCGTCCTGAACCCGCAGATCGTGACCGGCCTGCTCACCGGCGACCTCGCCATCGTCCCGGCCCTGCTCAACGGCGTCTCCGGCGGCGACATCGGCGTGGGCCTGCTGAACGACCTCGTCGGCGGGATCGCCGCCGGCGACATCGGCGTCAACCTGCTCCCGGCCGTGGTCAACGGCGTCCTCGGCGGCGACAACGACCTGCTGAACGGGATCCTGGGCGGCGACATCATCGGCGACATCACCTCGGGCGACATCACTGACGTTCTGTCAGGGATCAACGTCCAGGGCGTCACGGCGGCCATCGCGCCGGCCGTGACGATCGTCCCGACGCTCATCGGTGGCCTCGCCACCGGCGACATCTCGCCGGCGATCCTGACCGACCTGATCGGCAGCATCACCACCGGTGCGGTCGGGGCCGAGCTGCTGACCGACCTGGTCGACCTGGCCACCGGCAACATCGCGCCGGACATCCTGACCGACGTGGTCGGCGGCATCACCGGCAACGTGATCTCGCCCGAGATCGTGACGACGCTCCTGAGCGGCATCGTCGGCAACGCGATCGCCCCGTCGATCCTGACGGACCTGATCGGCGACGTCACCACCGGCGCCGTCTCGCCGGAGGTCGTGACGACCCTGCTCAACGGCATCGTCGGCAACACGATCTCGCCGACGCTCGTCACCGGGCTGCTCAACGGCGTCACCGCGGGCCTGTTCGACACGGATGTCCTGACCGACCTCGTCGGTGGCCTCACCACCGGCGACATCACGCCGGAGATCCTGACCGACCTGCTCAACATCGGCGCCCTCGCGGCGCCGGTGACCGTGGTGCCGGCTCTGCTCAACGGCATCGTCGGCAACACGATCGCGCCGGAGATCCTCACGGACCTGGTCGACGCGGTCGTCGGTGGCACGCTCTCGCCGGAGATCCTGAACAACGTCCTCGGCCCCGTGCTGTCGGACAACGGCGTCTTCGCCGGCCTCGGCGACGTGCTGTCGAACAACGGCCTCGTCCTCGGTGCGCTGACCGGGACGCTGGCGAGCATCGACCCGACCACCACGGTCGGCGACCTGCTCACCGGCAACATGCTCGGCGAGCTGCTCTCGGGCAACACCCTGGGCGACCTGCTGTCCGGCAACACGATCGACTCGATCACGGCCGCCCTGGGCGACCTCGACGTGACCACGACGGTGTCGGAGCTCCTCACCGGCGACCTGCTCGAGAACGTGCTCTCCGGCAACAACCTGCCGGTGGTCGCGAACGTGATGCCGATCGTCTCGACGGTGCTCCCGGCCGTCAGCACCGCGCTGGGCGTCCTCAACCCGGAGACGACCGTGGGCAACCTGCTCTCGGACAACCTCCTGGGCGACGTGCTCTCGGGCGATCTGCTGTCGGGCAACTTCCTCGGCCCGATCCTGGCCAACGTCGCTCCGCTCACCACGGTCGGCGACCTGCTCGGCGGTGACCTGCTCAGCGACCTGGTCGACGGTGGCCTGCTCACCGGTGACCTGCTGAGCAACGTCACCACGACGCTTCAGGCGCTCAACCCGACCGTGCTGGTCGAGGACCTGCTCAACGGGTCGCTGCTCGACGGCGCGACGGACCTGCTCGACCTGGACGCCGGTGTCAGCGACCTGCTGAACGGCACCGCGATCGGCGACATCCTCAACGGGAACGTCATCCCGGTCGCGGCGATCCTGCCGGCGATCAGCGCGGCGCTGACCACGCTGAACCCGACCACCACGGTGGGCGACCTGCTCAGCGGTGACCTGCTGCCGAACCTGCTGCAGGGCAACGCGCTCAGCGAGATCCTGACCGGCAACAGCGGTGCGATCACCGACGTCCTCAGCAACACGGGCGCGGTCTCGGACCTGCTCGACGTCAACGCCGGCCCGGTCAGCGCCCTCACCGGCACGATCGCTCCGGTGCTCACCGCGACGACCGGCCTCCTCACCGGCGACAACGGCCTGCTCGCCGGCAACGGTGGCCTGCTCTCCGGGAACGGCGGCCTGCTGTCCGGCAACGGTGGCCTGCTCAACAACCTCCTGGGTGGCAACGGCGGGAACGGCGGCCTGCTCAACGGCCTCCTCCCGAACCAGGGCGGCATCCTCAACGGCGGCGTCGTCGACGCGGTCGTCGGGGAGAACGGCATCGCCAACGGCCTGCTCGGCGGCGACGGTGGCCTCCTCGGCACCGGCGGTGTCGGCGGGATCCTCACCGGTGACGACGGCGTCCTGAACGGTGTCCTCGGTGGCGACAACCTCGTCGGTGGCGTCCTCACCGGTGACGACGGTGTGCTGAACGGTGTCCTCGGTGGGGACGGTGCCCTCGGCAACGTCCTCGGCGGTGAGAACAGCGTCGTCGGCGGCATCCTCAACAGCGAGGACGGCCTGCTGAACAACGTGGTCGGGGACACCAGCCTCGTCAGCGAGGTCCTCGGTGGGGACGGTGCCCTCGGCAACGTCCTCGGCGGCGACAACAGCGTCGTGGGCGGCATCCTCGGTGGGGAGAACAACGTCCTCACCGGCGACAACGGCCTGCTGAACACGACGGTCGACGCGCTCACCGGCGACCAGGGCGTCCTGAACAACGTCGTCGGCGACGTCGACCTGCTCGACGACGTCACCGCGACCGTGGACAACATCACCGCGACGGTGACGGACACGATCCTGTAG
- a CDS encoding Hsp70 family protein, which yields MGYRLSVDLGTTNTAAVVHRPGTGSAPTVVRLGDRSATVPSVLFLGADGTVLMGEAAERRALTDPDRVVRRFKRRIGDETPLLVGTSGDGLTAHALAAKMIGLVADRVAEQEGGAPDAVAVTVPAAWGSHKKDLLAGALAREGLLDVTMISEPAAAALAYAQAGKLEAGAAVAVYDLGGGTFDAAVLRAESGNRFTALGTPTGIPNLGGVDFDDAVLAYVLGVAGPQTPGVEPDDPLHLTAMARLRRECVEAKEALSADTAATVPVLLGGAQTSVRVTRADFEAMIAGALEETCTFVEAALVSAGLTSKNLDRILLTGGSSRIPLVTQLLSARYPGVPLERDIDPKLAVAIGGVLALEKSGRHARPALALTAGLAAAAAVAPAAAAANSPAPASVAPLAPVAAGTTADRPVRPALTTEKFDGREAEIVEGRRMKSEPKPQRKAHKVVTVAAGVILLGGFGLASLGVLDLGDAVPAGSVQEARAGVGDDAELQVEETGKSKNKDKARGERAEETAAEESSSSDAATGSAGGSASGRTEGSADSRAASAGSSDATTDSARADEEDDVVVERPAKTDRKATARRSDGAVTPTKATTPEAAPVDAVAAPSAVEAAPAEQAAPAPAAEVEEDTSTESGSVEFGDAGEESPPAP from the coding sequence ATGGGTTACCGACTCAGTGTCGATCTCGGCACCACCAACACCGCGGCGGTGGTGCACCGCCCGGGCACCGGGTCCGCGCCGACCGTCGTCCGACTGGGCGACCGGTCCGCGACCGTGCCCTCCGTCCTGTTCCTGGGCGCCGACGGCACCGTCCTCATGGGTGAGGCGGCCGAGCGCCGCGCGCTGACCGACCCGGACCGCGTGGTCCGTCGGTTCAAGCGCCGCATCGGGGACGAGACCCCGCTGCTCGTCGGCACGTCCGGCGACGGCCTCACCGCGCACGCCCTCGCGGCGAAGATGATCGGCCTCGTCGCCGACCGCGTCGCCGAGCAGGAGGGCGGGGCGCCCGACGCCGTCGCCGTCACCGTCCCGGCCGCGTGGGGCTCGCACAAGAAGGACCTGCTCGCCGGCGCGCTCGCCCGCGAGGGCCTGCTCGACGTCACGATGATCAGCGAGCCCGCCGCCGCGGCCCTGGCCTACGCACAGGCCGGGAAGCTCGAGGCCGGCGCGGCCGTCGCGGTCTACGACCTCGGCGGCGGGACGTTCGACGCGGCGGTCCTGCGCGCGGAGTCCGGCAACCGCTTCACCGCACTCGGCACCCCGACGGGGATCCCGAACCTCGGTGGCGTCGACTTCGACGACGCAGTGCTCGCCTACGTGCTCGGCGTCGCCGGGCCGCAGACCCCGGGCGTCGAGCCCGACGACCCGCTGCACCTGACGGCGATGGCCCGCCTGCGGCGTGAGTGCGTCGAGGCGAAGGAGGCCCTGTCCGCCGACACCGCCGCGACCGTGCCGGTCCTGCTCGGCGGGGCGCAGACCTCCGTCCGCGTCACCCGCGCCGACTTCGAGGCGATGATCGCCGGCGCCCTCGAGGAGACGTGCACCTTCGTCGAGGCCGCGCTGGTCTCCGCGGGGCTGACGAGCAAGAACCTCGACCGCATCCTGCTCACCGGTGGGTCCTCGCGGATCCCGCTCGTGACGCAGCTGCTGTCCGCTCGGTACCCGGGCGTCCCGCTCGAGCGGGACATCGACCCCAAGCTCGCGGTCGCGATCGGCGGCGTCCTGGCCCTGGAGAAGTCCGGCCGGCACGCCCGTCCCGCGCTCGCCCTCACCGCCGGACTGGCCGCTGCCGCGGCCGTCGCTCCGGCGGCCGCGGCGGCAAACTCCCCCGCCCCGGCTTCCGTGGCTCCCCTGGCTCCGGTGGCAGCCGGCACCACCGCCGACCGGCCGGTGCGTCCCGCGCTCACGACCGAGAAGTTCGACGGTCGGGAGGCGGAGATCGTCGAGGGACGGCGGATGAAGTCCGAGCCCAAGCCGCAGCGCAAGGCGCACAAGGTCGTGACAGTCGCCGCGGGCGTGATCCTGCTCGGCGGGTTCGGGCTGGCGTCGCTCGGCGTGCTCGACCTCGGCGACGCCGTTCCCGCCGGTTCGGTGCAGGAGGCCCGTGCCGGTGTCGGTGACGACGCCGAGCTCCAGGTCGAGGAGACCGGCAAGAGCAAGAACAAGGACAAGGCCCGCGGGGAGCGGGCCGAGGAGACGGCCGCGGAGGAGTCGTCCTCCTCGGACGCGGCCACGGGGTCGGCGGGCGGATCCGCGAGTGGGCGCACGGAGGGGAGTGCCGACTCGCGGGCCGCCTCGGCCGGATCGTCTGACGCCACGACAGATTCGGCGCGGGCGGACGAGGAGGACGACGTCGTCGTCGAGCGTCCCGCGAAGACCGACCGCAAGGCCACGGCCCGCCGCAGCGATGGCGCCGTGACCCCGACGAAGGCCACGACCCCCGAGGCAGCACCGGTCGACGCCGTCGCCGCCCCGTCGGCCGTCGAGGCGGCCCCCGCCGAGCAGGCGGCCCCCGCCCCGGCCGCAGAGGTCGAGGAAGACACCTCGACCGAGTCCGGTTCCGTCGAGTTCGGCGACGCTGGTGAGGAGTCTCCCCCCGCGCCGTAA
- a CDS encoding IniB N-terminal domain-containing protein: MATSLLDWIMDLMRDGSAREAFNTNPQLSMASAGFTNVCGADVADSRTFLFDNPSIREVGGVERPSVDEADAAEHIRYIINNYTIEQPAVASDSFTGPTTIIDTPEPSSTDTQSTGIEGDNNTVTANQENTADQSSSDDDTVTDSSTNMDSDADNVVTGDHSAGENQIAGGLDDIGEGLSGNDNTNIITLADVVDIEDSPILNESLNRLVDDSLNEVAYNGLQSAHDLINILG; this comes from the coding sequence ATGGCTACCTCCCTGCTCGACTGGATCATGGACCTGATGCGGGACGGCAGCGCCCGCGAGGCGTTCAACACGAACCCGCAGCTGTCGATGGCGTCCGCCGGCTTCACCAACGTGTGCGGCGCGGACGTCGCGGACTCGCGCACGTTCCTCTTCGACAACCCCTCGATCCGCGAGGTCGGCGGCGTCGAGCGTCCCTCGGTCGACGAGGCGGACGCGGCGGAGCACATCCGCTACATCATCAACAACTACACGATCGAGCAGCCGGCCGTGGCGTCCGACAGCTTCACCGGCCCGACGACGATCATCGACACCCCCGAGCCCAGCAGCACGGACACGCAGTCGACCGGGATCGAGGGTGACAACAACACCGTCACCGCGAACCAGGAGAACACCGCGGACCAGAGCTCGTCGGACGACGACACGGTGACCGACTCCAGCACCAACATGGACAGCGACGCCGACAACGTCGTCACCGGCGACCACTCGGCCGGTGAGAACCAGATCGCCGGTGGCCTCGACGACATCGGCGAGGGCCTGTCGGGCAACGACAACACGAACATCATCACCCTCGCCGACGTGGTCGACATCGAGGACTCCCCGATCCTCAACGAGTCGCTGAACCGGCTCGTCGACGACAGCCTGAACGAGGTCGCCTACAACGGCCTGCAGTCCGCGCACGACCTGATCAACATCCTCGGCTGA
- a CDS encoding dynamin family protein, whose translation MPAPEAVIQTVDEALRMVTARGRTDLAARLRKTKDRLHDDRIRVLVIGEFKQGKSQLVNALVRARVCPVDDDIATSVPTAVYYSETPVVTLVKEEPGADPDDESRPVRTERTEASLEDIQRFVTEMGNPANREGLSHVEVGLPTPLLQSGLELVDTPGVGGLGSVRATATLAALPGADAVLLVSDAAQEYTAAELEFLKHAVKLCPNIACILTKIDLYPEWRRIYELNQAHLTKAGITAQLIPVSSVLRWHALDRNDNDLNIESGFPVLATMLTNTVGQAELLVRRAVANTVAGVAEQLARGLQSELGVQEHPETVQSTVTDLRAAKERMAALRDRSARWQQTLSDGVADLAADIDYDLRDRMRDIQRNAEEEIDVLGDPAVVWVEFAPWVEEQVAAATSANFVWANERARYLAALVAEHFAEDGQLSLPDLDVDSGGSMQAVRPMYLSDEGDPSLGEQALIAVRGGYIGTLMFGMFSTFAGMALLNPFSVGAGLLLGGRTLREEKKRLLQRRQAEAKNAVRRYTDDVTFHVGKDSRDMLRRVQRQLRDHFTQVATELETSLQDSLKVAEAGARTNAKDREARIGELKRELAGVAALQKQARDLVAVAAKAGAV comes from the coding sequence GTGCCGGCACCCGAAGCGGTGATCCAGACGGTCGACGAGGCGCTGCGCATGGTCACGGCGCGCGGCCGCACCGACCTCGCGGCACGCCTGCGCAAGACCAAGGACCGGCTCCACGACGACCGCATCCGTGTCCTGGTCATCGGGGAGTTCAAGCAGGGCAAGTCCCAGCTGGTGAACGCCCTGGTCCGGGCCCGGGTCTGCCCCGTCGACGACGACATCGCCACCTCCGTCCCGACGGCCGTGTACTACTCCGAGACGCCGGTCGTGACGCTGGTGAAGGAGGAGCCGGGCGCGGATCCCGACGACGAGTCACGTCCGGTGCGCACCGAACGCACCGAGGCGAGCCTGGAGGACATCCAGCGCTTCGTGACCGAGATGGGCAACCCCGCGAACCGCGAGGGGCTCAGCCACGTCGAGGTAGGACTGCCCACGCCGTTGCTCCAATCGGGTCTTGAGCTCGTGGACACTCCGGGCGTCGGTGGTCTCGGGTCCGTCCGCGCCACCGCGACCCTCGCAGCCCTGCCCGGCGCCGACGCCGTCCTCCTCGTCTCCGACGCCGCGCAGGAGTACACCGCCGCGGAGCTCGAGTTCCTCAAGCACGCGGTGAAGCTGTGCCCGAACATCGCCTGCATCCTGACGAAGATCGACCTCTACCCCGAGTGGCGGCGCATCTACGAGCTGAACCAGGCGCACCTGACCAAGGCGGGCATCACGGCCCAGCTGATCCCGGTCTCCTCGGTGCTGCGCTGGCACGCGCTCGACCGCAACGACAACGACCTCAACATCGAGTCCGGCTTCCCGGTGCTCGCGACGATGCTGACGAACACCGTCGGCCAGGCGGAGCTGCTGGTGCGGCGCGCGGTCGCGAACACCGTGGCCGGCGTGGCCGAGCAGCTCGCGCGGGGTCTGCAGTCCGAGCTCGGCGTCCAGGAGCACCCGGAGACCGTGCAGTCGACGGTCACCGACCTGCGTGCGGCCAAGGAGCGGATGGCCGCCCTGCGTGACCGGTCCGCCCGCTGGCAGCAGACGCTCTCGGACGGCGTCGCCGACCTCGCCGCCGACATCGACTACGACCTCCGCGACCGCATGCGCGACATCCAGCGCAACGCCGAGGAGGAGATCGACGTCCTCGGCGACCCCGCCGTCGTGTGGGTCGAGTTCGCCCCGTGGGTGGAGGAGCAGGTCGCGGCCGCGACGTCGGCCAACTTCGTCTGGGCGAACGAACGCGCCCGCTACCTGGCCGCGCTCGTCGCCGAGCACTTCGCGGAGGACGGTCAGCTCTCGCTGCCCGACCTCGACGTCGACTCCGGCGGGTCGATGCAGGCCGTCCGTCCGATGTACCTCTCCGACGAGGGTGACCCGAGCCTCGGCGAGCAGGCCCTGATCGCCGTCCGCGGCGGTTACATCGGAACACTCATGTTCGGCATGTTCTCCACCTTCGCGGGGATGGCTCTGCTGAACCCGTTCTCGGTCGGCGCCGGTCTCCTGCTCGGTGGACGTACGCTGCGGGAGGAGAAGAAGCGCTTGCTGCAGCGCCGTCAGGCGGAGGCGAAGAACGCTGTGCGTCGATACACCGACGATGTGACCTTCCACGTCGGGAAGGACTCGCGCGACATGCTGCGCCGGGTCCAGCGTCAGTTGCGCGACCACTTCACGCAGGTGGCCACCGAGCTCGAGACGTCGCTGCAGGACTCGCTGAAGGTCGCCGAGGCCGGCGCCCGCACCAACGCCAAGGACCGCGAGGCCCGGATCGGTGAGCTCAAGCGCGAGCTCGCCGGCGTCGCCGCGCTGCAGAAGCAGGCTCGCGACCTCGTCGCCGTCGCCGCGAAGGCGGGTGCGGTGTGA
- a CDS encoding dynamin family protein has protein sequence MILRRKNKKRAAETDETATSGVPAQATPAGPLPGSAPLEPPTAAAPDAPPAPVETPAAPVARETPVPAARSRITPASTDICDQVRAVLQQAAEVYADHPEEAERIEAHLDRLDSPVRIAIAGKVKAGKSTLLNALVGEIIAPTDAGECTRIVTWYRNAQAPRIVMRRKDGEAADLPIVRHNGKLELDLLGAAPEDVDRLTVDWPSGDLSSMTLIDTPGIASASAEVSARTEALLTPDEEQGAADAIVYLMRHVHADDVGFLEAFHAHAAIGSSPVNTVAVLSRADEIGAGRVDALQSARAIASRLRGEEKIRSLCQTVVPVAGLLAETGRTLRQSEFNALAKIAAADRDFVDAMLLSADRFGRELPEGSPDLPSAEVRRRLLERFGLFGVRLALPLIRQGITDSTALSAELVRRSGLEELREALTALFTERGDLLKARSALMALDSILRSTPLPESEMLFAQVEKISSGAHEFVELGLLGSLRTGAVVLPADQRAEAERLLGGTGQAQFVRLGLPPEATPDEIRDAATDAMGRWRRRAENPASTRPVADAARVIVRTCEGIIASLP, from the coding sequence GTGATCCTTCGCCGCAAGAACAAGAAACGCGCGGCGGAAACGGACGAGACGGCGACCTCCGGCGTTCCCGCCCAGGCCACCCCCGCCGGTCCGCTGCCCGGCTCCGCTCCGCTCGAGCCCCCGACGGCTGCGGCTCCGGATGCGCCGCCGGCTCCGGTCGAGACGCCGGCCGCCCCGGTCGCGCGGGAGACGCCGGTCCCCGCGGCGCGGTCGCGGATCACGCCGGCGTCGACGGACATCTGCGACCAGGTGCGCGCCGTGCTGCAGCAGGCCGCGGAGGTCTACGCCGACCACCCCGAGGAGGCGGAGCGGATCGAGGCCCACCTCGACCGGCTCGACTCCCCGGTCCGGATCGCCATCGCCGGCAAGGTGAAGGCGGGCAAGTCGACGCTGTTGAACGCGCTCGTCGGCGAGATCATCGCCCCCACCGACGCGGGGGAGTGCACCCGCATCGTCACCTGGTACCGCAACGCCCAGGCGCCGCGGATCGTCATGCGGCGCAAGGACGGCGAGGCCGCGGACCTGCCGATCGTCCGGCACAACGGCAAGCTCGAGCTCGACCTGCTCGGCGCCGCGCCCGAGGACGTCGACCGCCTCACCGTCGACTGGCCCTCCGGTGACCTCTCCTCGATGACGCTGATCGACACCCCGGGCATCGCGTCCGCGTCGGCGGAGGTGTCCGCGCGGACCGAGGCGCTGCTCACCCCCGACGAGGAGCAGGGCGCCGCCGACGCGATCGTCTACCTGATGCGGCACGTGCACGCCGACGACGTCGGGTTCCTCGAGGCCTTCCACGCCCACGCGGCGATCGGGTCCTCCCCGGTGAACACCGTCGCGGTGCTCTCCCGGGCGGACGAGATCGGCGCCGGCCGCGTCGACGCGCTGCAGTCCGCGCGCGCGATCGCGTCCCGGCTGCGCGGCGAGGAGAAGATCCGGTCGCTGTGTCAGACCGTCGTCCCCGTCGCGGGTCTGCTGGCCGAGACGGGACGGACGCTCCGTCAGTCGGAGTTCAACGCGCTCGCGAAGATCGCCGCCGCGGACCGTGACTTCGTCGACGCGATGCTGCTCTCCGCCGACCGCTTCGGGCGCGAGCTGCCCGAGGGCTCGCCGGACCTGCCGTCGGCCGAGGTGCGCCGCCGGCTGCTCGAGCGGTTCGGGCTCTTCGGCGTCCGGCTCGCGCTGCCGCTGATCCGGCAGGGCATCACGGACTCGACGGCGCTGTCGGCGGAGCTCGTCCGTCGCTCCGGGCTGGAGGAGCTGCGCGAGGCCCTGACCGCGCTGTTCACCGAGCGCGGTGACCTGCTCAAGGCGCGGTCGGCGCTGATGGCGCTGGACTCGATCCTGCGTTCCACGCCGCTGCCCGAGTCGGAGATGCTCTTCGCGCAGGTCGAGAAGATCTCGTCCGGCGCGCACGAGTTCGTCGAGCTCGGCCTGCTGGGGTCGTTGCGCACTGGTGCCGTCGTGCTCCCCGCGGACCAGCGCGCCGAGGCCGAGCGCCTCCTCGGCGGGACCGGTCAGGCCCAGTTCGTGCGCCTCGGCCTCCCGCCGGAGGCGACCCCCGACGAGATCCGCGACGCCGCCACCGACGCGATGGGCCGCTGGCGCCGCCGGGCCGAGAACCCCGCCTCGACCCGCCCCGTCGCCGACGCCGCCCGCGTCATCGTCCGCACCTGCGAGGGCATCATCGCCTCCCTGCCCTGA